The segment TCCTTCAACATTCTTTTCCGTAAACAATTTGAAAGAGAGCGTCGAGTATTACAGTTGTTGGCTAAATAGAATACATAAGGCTGTAAAAAGCTTGTTGTAATTCACCATTACTTGatgtattttgtacttttttatgCCTTGGCTTGTTTATCGACATGCCATTGCCATTTCATCGAAAAGGGTAAGGTATATTGTTAGACCTACAGTAGCTAAACCCGGATAAACATTACTTTTGTGTGTCACTCAAACTTAATTTCCCTGTCCGAAAACCTGACATATCTAAATTTGACTTATAATTTCACCTTTTGTATCTGGCCCCCATTAACCCACTTTTGTGGCAtccttaacttttttttaatgctttaacAGAACTAACaaataatgcatttaaatgtattatgaCAGTAATTAAAGTCTGCTATGTCCTGGCTTATGGTCTTGACCAATACAACCTCCATGTGTTTGTAGATGAGAAGAATGAGAACCACTGTGGTCTTCTAAAGCAATGGCTTAAATCCTCACTAGTTTCAGTGGAGATCATCAAGAAGGGTTTTCacaggtattattattattattattattattattattatttcaggtGTATTTTCAAACATTAACCATCTTTAAGGCTCCTTGCCAGTGGATAAGTGATTTCTGATGTGTGTTCAGGGAGGTGGTAACCACTGTTGAGCTCGGCCCTGATGTGCTCAGTGGGGTCAGAGTTCTGCTGGTCCATAGATGGCCCAGAGGTGTCTTTGTTGATCCGTACCAACTTGCATCTCTGAGCGATCAAAGCGATTGGCAGGTAAGATTGACACTTGTCATACTCTGCTTTCATTTATGTTAAGTAACTGAGCCGGAACGTAGCACATTTGTGGAAATAATTATTACAAGCCACATTTATGTACACTATGTATTTCTTGtataatttaacaatttatgtCTTCTGTAAGATATTGCTAGATTCAGCCATTGACCTAGAGGTGCCTGCTCACAAGACTGTGGGATTTGTCACCTATATGTATCCCAGCCCTGATGGACCAACTCCCAGATTGTTAAAAGTAACAATTCCCGTACACGGTCGCTACCACAAGCCTTCTTTTGTTGGCGAGACGTTTACATCTGTCGACATAGAACCTCCAGAGCTGCTGCTGCGGACTGAAAAATGTAAGTTGGTCATTTTtgggcctttattgacaggacagctgaggacatgaaaggggagaatgacatgcagcaaagggccgcaggtcggagtcgaacccgtggccactgcgtcgaggagtaaacctttatatatgggcgcccgctctaccaactgagccatccGGGCGCCCAAGTGGGTCATTTTTATTCTGTAGCCATATGTGTCTCGCTTCCCAGAAACtatatcaaatatattttaatattatttattattatgtttagTTGAGTGAATATACCATAAATTTGTATGGTTCAACAATAACTTGATTAATAAAGGCCCTTCTTATTGGTTGTCAGAAACACTGGATGGAAAAGGTATCTGACAGATACAGAAAATGAAGTGATTGTTTGTCTTAATCtaaactttttcttcttctttctaggTACGCAGCTCGACAACAAAGAGCCTCATACTGCCGTGGACGCCCCCTGTACTCCCGACAATTCAAGCACATGTCTGTGGGTCAAACTCCAGCATCAGCAGGTGGTTCTATATAAATCTATCTAAAATATAAAGCGTCCAACTTTTTATGTTTATAATTGTCTATTGCtccttttcttttattaataataaaaataaaaaatcccttGTCTCCTGTAGGAGCGAGGCCCGATGGGTGTCCAGTTTCCAGTGGGCGACGGGTCTTTGGTGACGCTTGTGTGCGGTGGGACTCTTTTAGTCACACTGCTCTGCTGTGTGGCACTTTCCAAACACATGTGGAAATATCGTATCAATTAACAGTGATTGTCAACATATCTTGTGTTAAACAACTCATGATCCTCTAATTATACAGTTCTGTCAGATactcactctcactctggcATCTCTGTGATCAAGTTTTTCGACGTAAACAATCAAAGGGCCATAAATGATAACGCACACAGACATTAATAGGCACAGATAGAAAAGGTCTGGTGTATATGAATCATTTTGAATGAAAATATGCATAAAACACCTTATCTTGTGAGCTGACAAACAGAGAACAGGACTATTTTACATCAGGCCAGGTTTCTAAATGGAGGAGGTTCCTGGTTTTTACTCTGTATAATAATCCAGATAGTTCAGTTAACCAGGTTCTGGGAATATGTCCCAGTTACTGTAAGTAAACGTCTCTAGAAGATTTGCACCTGTAATAATTTCAGCTCAGAAGTAGGAGCATAGCCCAAGCCTACGTGAAGATGACACTTCTTTATTTActgaatttaaaacatttgtatATGGCCACAAATCATGTCCCTATGACATACTTTTTCCCCCAACTGCAAACAATATTTTAAACTctacaataataaaaatctgCTCACTCCACTTGTTGAACATTGCAGAGTGTGCAGATTCAGCACAATATGTACATTGATGTAAATGGTTGGTGTAAAGaatgtaaaaaacatttttttttaatctttgtggattttttttcttctttctagtTAACTCAAATCATGGTCCGCTACATTTACTACTTTCTTTATCCTCTTCAGTCTGTCAGTAAACATTTATGTTGTGCATCCACACATTGTTGAAACCCACATAACTTTACTTTAAAGTCTTGTGGATTTTCATTTCCAAATACACATGAAAACACAGAGACTTTTCACTCagtgtaaacatacacagatataaaatatgtatacatatgGTACTGTCAGACAATATGGAATAAGATGGGGTTAAACCATAAAGCTCTCTTAAGTGGAAATAAAGGAAACTGTGTGTTAAGGGGTTATAATATCCTTACCGTACCTTATGTCTATTTGGGTATGGCAAATGTCAGCTGGCATTTTTGTCACAGTGCTGTTATGATTTATTTTAGACAAAAGTGTGTATCATgatttaaaaacttaaaaagacCACACTGTGTTGATGGGCCAGCATGATTGgattaaaatatattccagTCCAGTTTGCAGGTATTGCTCAaaatacattatacattttctctccatcttctGATGGAAATGATTGTGTATCAATCAGTATCCTCTTCACATATAAATGTTGAACTACATTACCTTAAATGCTATTCGATCAAATTAAACTTCTAATTTCCAGTTTCTGCTGTTTTTAAGGTGTTTCTCGCTTTTAGTATTCCCAAAGGTCAAAACGTGTTATTAGAGCTCTGGGTAGTTTTACACACGGGCTGTATAACGTTTGGAGACAGCCAGCAGACAAAGTTCATACACACCATTCATTAGAAACATTTATTGAATAGGCTAGGGCTGGGTCGGTAGTTCCGGTTCCCCTTCGCCGTAGCGGAATTATCCAAGGGCCGAAAAGTTGCTTTGTAAATAGTTGTAGCCACATTTTTATTAACTTATTTGTAATCGTTGCGTGCCACCAAGGCCCCCATGTAACCAGAGGAGGTACTTTTAACGGATTTACAAACATTTACCAAGCCGTCGAGGATCGGAAGTCAAGTTCTACCGTTACTCAAGTTTAGCTGGTGTGGACTCTCCGGTGAGCTCTGCTGCTCTGTTAGCCTGCAAAtaaagcagatttttttttactgtatagtTTGCAGCCTCTGTGGTGTTCTCTAAACCACCTCTTAGCCATGTTAATATGTCGGGGGAAAGCCATAGCTTTGGTTGTCAGACTAGATGGATAGCATTAGCTTAAAGCTTAACGCTGATCTTGTAGATTTGCAAGCATTGGTGTAGCTtggcatgctaacgttagctttagcTAGCACACTTGTTGGCCAAGTAGTtcgtgctaacgttagcttgctagccGCCCCTGTTGTTACTGATTTGAAGGGCATGTTTGACAGAAATACCGTTTAAAGG is part of the Perca flavescens isolate YP-PL-M2 chromosome 9, PFLA_1.0, whole genome shotgun sequence genome and harbors:
- the pigx gene encoding phosphatidylinositol-glycan biosynthesis class X protein, with product MYFVLFYALACLSTCHCHFIEKDEKNENHCGLLKQWLKSSLVSVEIIKKGFHREVVTTVELGPDVLSGVRVLLVHRWPRGVFVDPYQLASLSDQSDWQILLDSAIDLEVPAHKTVGFVTYMYPSPDGPTPRLLKVTIPVHGRYHKPSFVGETFTSVDIEPPELLLRTEKCTQLDNKEPHTAVDAPCTPDNSSTCLWVKLQHQQERGPMGVQFPVGDGSLVTLVCGGTLLVTLLCCVALSKHMWKYRIN